In Candidatus Thermoplasmatota archaeon, the genomic window ACCAAGAAAAAGCGTATCATCTTATTAAGAAAAATAATCTTTATGCTTTACCAGTAGTTGACTCAAAAGGAACACTTTTAGGTATTGTAACAGTTGATGACTTAATCGATGTCGGTGAAGAAGAAGCAACAGAGGATTTCCATAAGATCGCTGCAATGAGTGAACTTAAACTCCCTGATAAAATACGCGACACACCAGTTCGCATACTTTATCGGAAACGTGTTGGGTGGCTTGTGTTTCTCATATTTGTTAATATTTTCTCTGGTGCAGCTATTGCACTATTTGAGGAAACCATAGCAAAATATATTGTTCTTGTTCTTTTTATGCCACTTTTGGTTGACTGCGGTGGAAATGCAGGATCACAGGCATCGACACTTATGGTTCGTGCACTTGCAACAAGGGATGTAACACTTCGTGATTGGTATTATTGCATTGGAAAAGAAATGTTAGTAGCTGGTGCTCTTGGGATTACTATGGGTCTTGCGGTTTCTATTATTGGCATTTTTAGGGGAGGAGTAATAATTGCACTTGTTGTTAGTCTTTCTATGGTTGTTATCGTGTTTGTTGGAAGTCTGATTGGTATTTCATTACCTTTTATTTTCACTCGTACTGGATGGGACCCTGCTGTTGCAAGCGGTCCACTTATTACATCTATTGCGGATGTAGTTGGTCTTATCCTGTATTTTTTGATTGCAACTGCTTTGCTTGGATTCTGAAAAATATAGAAAATGCGGAT contains:
- the mgtE gene encoding magnesium transporter, with translation MSNQDESKKQYAFPYDEFKKSIIETYINEKKWDKLRDLLVGLSPATVAEIIKKSEKTERMIIFRSLPRKFAADVFSELRPREQKSVLNNLTDIEVSELLADLHPDDRTALFEELPEQIKQRLFKLLKPEDLKEARELLSYPENSVGRLMTPDYITIRPEWTVETALKYIREKGKDSEIISNIYIVDEHQKLIDDIRLRQIILANPSDKISDLMNYKFDSINAYEDQEKAYHLIKKNNLYALPVVDSKGTLLGIVTVDDLIDVGEEEATEDFHKIAAMSELKLPDKIRDTPVRILYRKRVGWLVFLIFVNIFSGAAIALFEETIAKYIVLVLFMPLLVDCGGNAGSQASTLMVRALATRDVTLRDWYYCIGKEMLVAGALGITMGLAVSIIGIFRGGVIIALVVSLSMVVIVFVGSLIGISLPFIFTRTGWDPAVASGPLITSIADVVGLILYFLIATALLGF